Genomic segment of Candidatus Krumholzibacteriia bacterium:
CGGGTCTTCGCGGCGCGCACGCGGCACGAGTGCGCCGCAAGAGGATGCTGCCGCCGCCGGAACGATCGTGGTGACCTCGCCTTCCGAAGGCATCTTCTATCGCGGGGCCTCGCCCGACGCGCCCCCCTTCGTCAGCGAGGGCACCCAGATCGCGAACGGCGGTGTCCTGGGACTGGTCGAAGTGATGAAATGCTTCAACCAGATCACCTACGGCGGCCCGGGGTATCCCGAGCGGGTCGAGATCACCAAGATCCTGGTGCACGATGCCGCCGAGGTGCAATTTGGTCAGCCGCTCTTCTGGGTCCGGCCGTCGAGATGATTCTTCAGCGCTGCGCCTGCTCCCGCACCAGATAGCGGTCGAACCATTGGGTGATGGCGACGGTGGAGCGGATCCGGTTCGGCGTCTTGCGCCAGCCGTGGCCTTCGTCCGGGAAGAGGACGTAGTCCACCGGTACGCCGCGGCGTTTCAGGTTCTCCACCACCTGCTCGGCCTCGACGACCGGAACGTTGGTGTCGTTGGCACCATGCAGGACGATGGTGGGAGCCACCACGCGGTCCACTTTGTGGATCGGCGAGAGCTGCCGCAGGAGGTCGGCCTGTGTCGCCGGATCGCCGTACTCGATGGTGGAGATGGCGGCCATCCAGGGTTCGGTGTGCGCGAAGAAGGTCGCGAAGTTCACGACGCCGAAGAGGTTGGCCCCGGCGGCGAAGAGATCCGGGTACTCCGTGAGGCCCGCCATGACCATGTAGCCGCCGTACGAGCCACCCATGATGCCGAGTCGCCGCGGGTCGGCGACGCCGGCGCCGACGATGTAGTCCACGCTCGCCTTGATGTCCTTGATGCCGTCGAAGCGGAGTGCGCCGTTGTCGAGGTTCACGAACTTCTTGCCGAAGCCGGACGACCCACGCACGTTGGGGGCGAAGACGGCGATGCCTTGGCCGAGCAGCGCTTGATAGTTGGAGCTGAAGCCCGGTCGCTCCTGTCCCTCCGGTCCGCCGTGGAAGCTGAGCACCATGGGATAAGGCGGCTTGCCCTGCCGCGGCCGGTAGACCCAACCCGAGAGCTCGAGGCCATCGTGGGCGCGATACCGCACCAGCTCGGGCACGACGAGTTGCGTCATGTCGACGCCGGCATGGGGGCTCTGCGTGAGCTGTCGCAGGGTTTGCTTCTTCAGATCGTAGACCCAGATGTCGGCGGGATGGGTCGAACCGGAGAGAGTGAGCGCCAGGAGCCGGCCGTCCTTGGAAAACTCGACGCCACCGGCCAGTTCCGCGGGGAGCTGGGGGCCGGGCGTTTGGCGTTGCTTCCCGAGGTCGTAGAAAGCGATCTCGCTCTTCCCGGCGACATTCCACACCAGCGCCAACGCTTTGCCCGCGTCGTCGAGGGTGAGGCCGTCGAGCTCGGCGTCGTCGCGCGCGAGCAGCGTCTCGAACGGTCCGGCTTCCCCCGCAGCGGAGAGACGCACACGCGCCAGGGCTCGCAGATCGCGGTCCTTGTTCGACACCAGATACACGCTGTTGCCATCCGGGGCGAGGACGCCCGAGAAGCTCCCGGGCGGCTCGTGGGGCGTCACCAACACTTCACGGCCGGTGCTGAGCTCGACGCGGTAGAGGTTGTTGTCGCCCCGGCTCACCACGCGTTGGAGCAGCGCATAGCGGCCATCGTGGGAGACGTCGACGAAGCCGCCGATGCCGCGGTTCTCGCACACCATGCGTAGCTTGCCGCCCGCGAGGTCGTAGACGTAGGCATCGATGGCGGCGGGAGTGCGTCGGTTCGACCCCAGGGTGAGGAGCTTGCCGTCACGGGACCACGGGCCGAGGCGGTTGTTCTCCTTGCCGCCGCCCGTGATCATGCGCACCTCGGTACCATCGGGACGCATGAGATAGACCTGTTCGTTCAAGCCGCCTCCCGGCGCCAGGGAGAAGGCGATCCAGGCGCCGTCGGGGGACCAAGTGAAGCCGCTCACCGGGTCGTCGAAAGCCGTCACCGCCTCGGGCCAGCCGCCGGCGGCCGCCACCTTCCAGATCTGCGGCTGGCCGCTCATGTTCGAGGCGAAGGCGATGGTTTGGCCGTCGGGGGAGAACGCCGGCTGGTTGCAGAAGCCGATACGGGCCATGAGCGTCACCGAGCGCTCGAGGTCGGAGGCGGGCTCCGTGGCGAGAGTGGGAGCGGCCTGGAGCAACAGCCAGGCGGAGCAGGCGAAGAATCCGGCAGGCGTCTTCATCTCACACTCCTGTTTTCCCAAGGCGAAGATGTCGAAGGCCGTGACGAGTGCCGCGCCCACGCGGACGCGAACTGCACCCCAGGACGTGTCGCCACAACCGTCCAGTATAAGCCCGCGGCACCTTGTCCGGCAGGTGACGAGATCGGAGTCTCCAATTCCTGCTCGCTTGGGGTCGTTCCTCGTATCGTCCGAGACAGGCCTCGAAGCCGACTCACCGGCTTCGCGGGAGCGGAAAACGCCGAGAGCTCTGGCACGTTCTACCGTCGGTCCCGCCGCTGGAGAACGATGAGAGGTGTGCCAGGTGGAGCTCGACCGGTCGAGCGGAAAACGCCGAGAGCTCTGGCATGTTCTACCACCGTTCCCGCCGATGGAGAACGATGAGAGGCGCCGACGAGCGGCGCGAGCCGAGCGGGCAAGCTCCGACCGGTCCGGCAGCTGCCGGACCACGCAGCGCTCTTTCAGTTCCCACGGTACCTACACCCTGGGAGAAACGGGGTAAATGGGAATACAGGGAATATAGAAAAATGGCCGAAGCTTGTCAACAGGTCTTTTCACAGAAAACATCGTGCTTCGCGGCAAACATCGCACAATTGCTCGCAGAGACGCTCTACAGCTGTACACGACGTTGACAGCGTAAGAATCTTTGACGGTTTTCATCGAATGCTATCCACAGAGATGCAAGTCGGCGTGCCAGCTCTGTGGAAAACTCGTGGGGTCGTCAGCCAGCGTTTCAGATCGAAACAGATTGTGAAAACGTTCACGAGCTTATCGGTCGAGTGCGTTGTGGTGTTGCGCGATGTCGTCGCTTCCTTCCGAAGGGGCGCACTCATTCGATGTCGCCGCAGCTGACCGGCAAGCAGGGAGACCCGGAGCGACCGGTTGCATCAGTCGGCGAGGATGGAACGCGCTGCGAGGGCACCTGGCAGGCAGGTGAGCCCGCCACCGGGATGACTGCCGCTGCCGCAGAGGTAGAGACCGGGGATGGGCGTGCGATAGCCGACGCAACCAGCAGCGGGCCGAAGCAGCAGCTGGTCCAGGGCGTGGTCGCCGTGGTGTAGGTTGCCGCCTGGGAGCGCGTACAGCGCTTCGAAATCGGGTGGTGCGAAAACGCGGCGCGCCACGACTTCGAGACCGGAGGCGCGTTCCCTGACCATCTCCTGCACCCGCTCACCGAGACGGTCGCGCTGCTTCGCGTCCCATCCGGGCTCCAGGTTCCAGGGGGCGTAATGCACCAAGACCGAAGCGACGGCCCCTGCGGGTGCGACGGCGCCTGCAGGTGCCACCGCACGGTCGCCAGGTGGCCGGGCTTCCCCATTCGACGACGGAGCATGGATCTCGAGGACTGGCCGCTCGGCGATCCGCCCGTACTTCACGGCATCGAAAGCGCGTTCGATGTCGAGCATCGAGGCGCCAGTGCGCGCGAACTCGACGGGGAGATTCTCGTAGCCCTTGAAGCGGAGGGGGGCGCGCAGCGCGAACAGCACCTGCGCCGTCGTGCCGCGGGAACGATAGTGCTGGAGGCGTTCGGTGAGGCGCCCCGGCAACGAACGGAGCGTTAGAAGCGCCAAGAGCTGCTGCGGATGGCAAGAAGCTGCAACCACCGGGGCGTCGAACGTCTCACCGCTGGCGAGCTTCACGCCTTGGACCTTGCCCGCCATGCGCACCTCGGCGACTGGAGCTCCGTTGCGGATCTCGGCGCCGTGAGTCCGTGCAGCGCCTGCGATCGCGGCCACGAGTGCCGGCCCGCCGCCCTCCACGCCCGGACCTGCGAGGCCGGCCTGGCGCAAGAGCAACGCCGTACCGCCGGGTGAGCGCGGCCCCATGAAGGTGGAAGCCAGGGGGGGAAGGGACAGCGCCGCCTTCAACAAATCATCGGCGAACCATTCGTCGAGCCAGTCGGCGGTGCAAAGGGGTGGTAGGCGCAAGAACTCGAGCAACCCGCGCCGTCCCAAGCGGCGCAAGCGCAGCCCCGGGCGCCAAAGCACCCGAGGGTCGAGGGCCTCGTTCGAGGTGGGGTCGAGGGGTGCTGCGTCGAGGAAGCTGCGCAGCACTTCACGCAGGCCCTCGAGCGCCGCGATGTAGCGCGGATACCTCTCGCCGTCCTGCGGCTGACGCTGGCGGATCGCGGCCGTGGCGCGCGCCACCTCGCCGGCGAGGAGCAAGCTGTCGCCGGGCGCGCCGAGGGCGAGCACATCGGGCGGGGCGGTGCGCCAGCGCAGGCCGTGCCGGGCGAGCTCGAGTTCGTCGGCCACGCGGCGCGAAACGAGTGTCGTGTCCTGGAAGACGCCGCAGCTCCAGAAACCAGGATGGAACTCCTCGGCCGCGGCGAGACCGCCGATGTGCTCCTTCTGCTCGAGAACGAGGACGCGCCGCCCCTGGCGCGCGAGCAGCGCGGCCGTGGTGAGGCCGTTGTGGCCTGCACCGATGACGATGGCATCGTACCGACCGCTCACACACCCCCCGATCGCAGCAATGTCTTCGCCGCTAGCTCGCCGGACGCACCCATGACGCCGCCACCGGGGTGGGTGCCGGCGGCGCACATCCAGAGCTGCCGGAGCGGTGTGCGGTAGCGCGACCAGCCCGGCACGGGGCGGAGGAA
This window contains:
- a CDS encoding biotin/lipoyl-containing protein, translating into MSEKTLIANVRPADGDTGTLIVASPVVGRAHGVPEVGVFLNAFAPISRMEILHESHTLRLPREVQGTVAEIFLPQALTPVAYNEPLFRLDPRLPSTGSGGSSRRARGTSAPQEDAAAAGTIVVTSPSEGIFYRGASPDAPPFVSEGTQIANGGVLGLVEVMKCFNQITYGGPGYPERVEITKILVHDAAEVQFGQPLFWVRPSR
- a CDS encoding S9 family peptidase, whose translation is MKTPAGFFACSAWLLLQAAPTLATEPASDLERSVTLMARIGFCNQPAFSPDGQTIAFASNMSGQPQIWKVAAAGGWPEAVTAFDDPVSGFTWSPDGAWIAFSLAPGGGLNEQVYLMRPDGTEVRMITGGGKENNRLGPWSRDGKLLTLGSNRRTPAAIDAYVYDLAGGKLRMVCENRGIGGFVDVSHDGRYALLQRVVSRGDNNLYRVELSTGREVLVTPHEPPGSFSGVLAPDGNSVYLVSNKDRDLRALARVRLSAAGEAGPFETLLARDDAELDGLTLDDAGKALALVWNVAGKSEIAFYDLGKQRQTPGPQLPAELAGGVEFSKDGRLLALTLSGSTHPADIWVYDLKKQTLRQLTQSPHAGVDMTQLVVPELVRYRAHDGLELSGWVYRPRQGKPPYPMVLSFHGGPEGQERPGFSSNYQALLGQGIAVFAPNVRGSSGFGKKFVNLDNGALRFDGIKDIKASVDYIVGAGVADPRRLGIMGGSYGGYMVMAGLTEYPDLFAAGANLFGVVNFATFFAHTEPWMAAISTIEYGDPATQADLLRQLSPIHKVDRVVAPTIVLHGANDTNVPVVEAEQVVENLKRRGVPVDYVLFPDEGHGWRKTPNRIRSTVAITQWFDRYLVREQAQR
- a CDS encoding NAD(P)/FAD-dependent oxidoreductase; translation: MSGRYDAIVIGAGHNGLTTAALLARQGRRVLVLEQKEHIGGLAAAEEFHPGFWSCGVFQDTTLVSRRVADELELARHGLRWRTAPPDVLALGAPGDSLLLAGEVARATAAIRQRQPQDGERYPRYIAALEGLREVLRSFLDAAPLDPTSNEALDPRVLWRPGLRLRRLGRRGLLEFLRLPPLCTADWLDEWFADDLLKAALSLPPLASTFMGPRSPGGTALLLRQAGLAGPGVEGGGPALVAAIAGAARTHGAEIRNGAPVAEVRMAGKVQGVKLASGETFDAPVVAASCHPQQLLALLTLRSLPGRLTERLQHYRSRGTTAQVLFALRAPLRFKGYENLPVEFARTGASMLDIERAFDAVKYGRIAERPVLEIHAPSSNGEARPPGDRAVAPAGAVAPAGAVASVLVHYAPWNLEPGWDAKQRDRLGERVQEMVRERASGLEVVARRVFAPPDFEALYALPGGNLHHGDHALDQLLLRPAAGCVGYRTPIPGLYLCGSGSHPGGGLTCLPGALAARSILAD